The Methanopyrus kandleri AV19 DNA segment GGAGCCCGGCCAGGTACAGGGCCGCGCCCGCCAGTCCGGCCGGGTTGCGGCTCACGGTCAGGCCCTTCTTCTCGGCTTTCTCCAGGATCTCACGGGCTAGCATTTCGACATCTTCAGAGACACCCAGCTCGGTCGCGAATCGGGACAGGTACTGCTTCGGATCCGGAGCGGGCATACGCTCGTTCAGGTGCCGGAGTAGGACCCGATGCGTTCGGTTGATGTCTTTGGGCGTGATCCCGAACAGTTTCGCAATCTCCTTGATAGTACGGGGGTGCTTACGCTTCTTACACGCCATGAACAGTGCGGCCGCGGCCGTGTTCTCGATCGACCTACCTCGGACTAGATCCTTCTCCACGGCCTTCCGATAAATCCGGATCGCTTCATCCACGATGGACCGGGGGATGTTAGCCTGCGAGCATACCCTCTCAATAAGTTCTACGGCGGATCGGATGTTCCTGCTGACCGGGTCGTTCGAAATCCACCTATCCCACCTCTTCAGACGCCTGAACCGCCAGTCCACGAGACGCCGACCGCGAGTGTCACGGTCATCGATGATCGTGTCCCCTAACTTGTGCGGATGACGCTCCGAGATGGGTGCACCCGTACGCTCACGCTGCGCGCGCTGATCCGCGTTGAAGGCCCTCCACTCGGGCCCGTAGTCGATCAGATAGTCGACGACGGTGCCGCAGTCCCGACAG contains these protein-coding regions:
- a CDS encoding transcription initiation factor IIB; this translates as MVYTESEHRVCPKCGSTNLERDEKHGELVCRDCGTVVDYLIDYGPEWRAFNADQRAQRERTGAPISERHPHKLGDTIIDDRDTRGRRLVDWRFRRLKRWDRWISNDPVSRNIRSAVELIERVCSQANIPRSIVDEAIRIYRKAVEKDLVRGRSIENTAAAALFMACKKRKHPRTIKEIAKLFGITPKDINRTHRVLLRHLNERMPAPDPKQYLSRFATELGVSEDVEMLAREILEKAEKKGLTVSRNPAGLAGAALYLAGLLKAKEYIEEYREKMKEAESEEEKEKLERELNEKLRTCRRTQPEVAKISGVTEVTIRNRYKELAEELGLEVPDPTKIDVPA